In Rahnella aquatilis CIP 78.65 = ATCC 33071, one DNA window encodes the following:
- a CDS encoding IscS subfamily cysteine desulfurase yields the protein MKLPVYLDYSATTPVDPRVAQKMMQCLTLDGTFGNPASRSHRFGWQAEEAVDVARNQIAELINADPREIVFTSGATESDNLAIKGAAHAQRAKGNHIITSQTEHKAVLDTCAQLETEGFDVTYLAPQADGVIPPAAIEAALRPDTILVSIMQVNNEIGVVQDIATIGELCRSRGILFHVDATQSVGKIAIDLSELQVDLMSFSAHKIYGPKGIGALYVSRKPKVRIDAQIHGGGHERGMRSGTLPVHQIVGMGEAYRIAKEEMTAEVARLTELRDRLWKGIQALDQVFLNGTPQHAAPNILNVSFASVEGESLIMALKDLAVSSGSACTSASLEPSYVLRALGLSEELAHSSLRFSLGRWTTEEEIDYAIALVVKSVRRLRELPPVYTK from the coding sequence ATGAAATTACCTGTTTATCTCGATTACTCTGCCACCACGCCGGTTGATCCGCGTGTTGCACAGAAAATGATGCAGTGTTTAACACTGGACGGTACTTTCGGTAATCCGGCTTCCCGCTCTCACCGTTTTGGCTGGCAGGCGGAAGAGGCCGTGGATGTGGCGCGTAACCAGATTGCTGAGCTGATTAATGCGGATCCGCGTGAAATTGTCTTCACGTCAGGTGCCACCGAATCTGACAATCTGGCGATTAAAGGCGCTGCCCATGCACAGCGCGCGAAAGGTAATCATATTATTACCAGTCAGACCGAGCACAAAGCGGTGCTGGACACCTGTGCGCAGCTGGAAACGGAAGGTTTTGACGTCACCTATCTGGCACCTCAGGCCGACGGTGTTATTCCGCCAGCGGCGATTGAAGCGGCGCTGCGCCCGGATACCATTCTGGTGTCCATCATGCAGGTGAATAATGAAATTGGCGTGGTACAGGATATTGCGACCATCGGCGAACTGTGCCGCAGTCGGGGCATCCTTTTCCATGTGGATGCGACGCAAAGCGTAGGGAAAATAGCGATTGATCTCAGTGAATTGCAGGTTGATCTGATGTCGTTTTCCGCGCATAAGATTTACGGCCCGAAAGGCATCGGCGCGCTGTACGTGAGTCGCAAACCGAAAGTGCGGATTGACGCGCAAATCCACGGCGGTGGCCACGAACGCGGCATGCGTTCCGGTACATTGCCGGTGCATCAAATTGTCGGGATGGGCGAGGCGTATCGTATCGCCAAAGAAGAAATGACCGCCGAAGTGGCGCGTCTGACTGAACTGCGTGATCGTCTGTGGAAAGGCATTCAGGCGCTGGATCAGGTGTTTCTGAACGGCACGCCGCAACATGCGGCACCGAATATTCTCAACGTCAGTTTTGCCAGTGTAGAAGGCGAATCCCTGATCATGGCACTGAAAGATCTGGCGGTATCGTCAGGTTCGGCTTGTACGTCTGCCAGCCTTGAGCCTTCCTATGTTCTGCGTGCTCTGGGGTTAAGCGAGGAACTGGCGCACAGCTCCCTTCGCTTCTCGCTGGGGCGCTGGACAACGGAAGAAGAAATTGATTATGCGATTGCGCTGGTGGTGAAATCTGTCCGCCGCCTGCGTGAGTTGCCACCTGTTTATACGAAATGA
- the iscR gene encoding Fe-S cluster assembly transcriptional regulator IscR, which yields MRLTSKGRYAVTAMLDVALHSQEGPVPLADISERQGISLSYLEQLFSRLRKNGLVASVRGPGGGYLLGKDAGDIAVGAVITAVDESVDATRCQGKEGCQNGERCLTHTLWRDLSERISGFLNNITLAELVNNQEILEVADRQNGEIRRQPNGRQMETINVNLRA from the coding sequence ATGAGACTGACATCCAAAGGCCGTTATGCCGTGACCGCTATGCTCGACGTTGCACTGCATTCACAGGAAGGACCAGTACCCCTGGCTGACATTTCTGAGCGCCAGGGTATTTCCCTTTCTTACCTGGAACAGCTTTTCTCGCGCTTGCGTAAAAATGGTCTGGTTGCCAGTGTTCGGGGGCCGGGCGGTGGTTATCTGTTAGGTAAAGACGCTGGCGATATCGCCGTGGGCGCTGTGATCACAGCCGTTGACGAATCCGTCGATGCGACCCGTTGTCAGGGTAAAGAAGGCTGCCAGAACGGCGAACGTTGCCTGACTCACACCTTATGGCGTGATCTGAGCGAGCGCATCAGCGGCTTCCTGAACAACATTACGCTGGCAGAGCTGGTCAACAATCAGGAAATCCTGGAAGTGGCCGACCGTCAGAACGGTGAAATCCGTCGTCAGCCGAATGGCCGACAGATGGAAACGATTAATGTGAACTTACGAGCGTAA
- a CDS encoding DUF1007 family protein, producing MQTTLVANETSLTGLKMVWTMDEITSADLLYDAQNAKPGSDIWKKLAAEVMARVLSQHYFTDFYREGKPVKYLDLPSEYQLSRKGDQAVLEFVLPLAKPQALEGKPMEFSTFDPSYFVDMTYKDKTALHLPPELEKRCTLALFTPKPDASLQNYALSLDKADAPPEDMDLGQQFAQKVTLECH from the coding sequence ATGCAGACCACGCTCGTAGCAAATGAAACCTCGCTGACCGGGCTGAAAATGGTCTGGACGATGGATGAAATCACCTCGGCAGATTTACTGTACGACGCGCAGAATGCCAAACCGGGTTCGGATATCTGGAAGAAACTGGCGGCAGAAGTGATGGCGCGGGTACTCAGTCAGCACTATTTCACTGACTTTTATCGTGAGGGAAAACCGGTGAAATATCTCGATTTACCCAGCGAATATCAGCTTTCCCGCAAAGGCGATCAGGCCGTGCTGGAATTCGTTCTGCCGCTGGCAAAACCGCAAGCGCTGGAAGGCAAGCCGATGGAGTTCTCCACTTTCGATCCGTCGTACTTTGTCGATATGACGTATAAAGACAAAACCGCGCTGCACCTGCCGCCGGAACTGGAAAAACGCTGTACGCTGGCGCTGTTTACGCCGAAGCCGGATGCCTCGCTGCAAAATTATGCTCTGTCACTCGATAAGGCAGATGCTCCGCCGGAAGACATGGATCTTGGTCAGCAATTTGCTCAGAAGGTCACGCTGGAATGTCATTAA
- the pepB gene encoding aminopeptidase PepB, with amino-acid sequence MSSEVTTNEAMSVFLSSQPADARWGEKATLSTDSAGMTIHLNGGDVLTVIARAARRIDGQGVKNVKLAGEGWDLENSWAFWQGFRGPKGTRNVEWAELSEDDANTLKQRLKIIDWVRNTINTPAEDLSPEQLATRAVDLMCEFGNEKVSYRITKGDDLRQQHYMGIHTVGRGSDRQPVLLALDYNPGGDADAPVYACLVGKGITFDTGGYSLKPSASMDSMKADMGGAATLTGALALAAANGLNKRVKLYLCCADNMVSGNALKLGDIIRYRNGKTVEVMNTDAEGRLVLADGLIDASAQKPELIIDAATLTGAAKTALGNDYHALFSFDDALAGELLESAKAEHEPFWRLPLEEFHRSHLPSNFAELNNIAGPSHTAGASTAAAFLSHFVTDYKKGWLHIDCSATYRKSAADQWSAGATGLGVRTVANLLLAKAK; translated from the coding sequence ATGAGTTCCGAAGTCACGACCAATGAAGCAATGTCCGTATTTCTTTCTTCCCAGCCTGCTGATGCGCGCTGGGGCGAAAAAGCCACACTGAGCACCGATTCCGCCGGTATGACCATTCATTTGAATGGCGGCGATGTGCTGACGGTCATTGCCCGTGCTGCGCGTCGTATCGACGGTCAGGGCGTTAAAAATGTTAAACTGGCGGGTGAAGGCTGGGATCTCGAAAACAGCTGGGCATTCTGGCAAGGCTTCCGTGGCCCGAAAGGCACACGCAACGTTGAATGGGCAGAATTGTCCGAAGATGACGCAAATACGCTAAAACAACGCCTGAAAATCATCGACTGGGTACGTAATACCATAAATACCCCGGCGGAAGATTTGTCTCCTGAACAACTTGCCACCCGCGCTGTTGATCTGATGTGTGAATTCGGCAACGAAAAAGTCAGCTACCGCATCACCAAAGGCGATGACCTGCGTCAGCAACATTATATGGGTATCCATACTGTCGGCCGTGGTTCTGACCGTCAGCCGGTCTTGCTGGCACTCGATTACAACCCGGGCGGCGACGCAGATGCACCGGTTTACGCCTGTCTGGTCGGTAAAGGTATCACTTTTGATACCGGCGGCTACAGCCTGAAGCCAAGCGCGTCAATGGATTCCATGAAAGCGGATATGGGCGGCGCGGCCACCCTGACCGGCGCACTGGCGCTGGCTGCGGCTAACGGTCTGAACAAACGCGTTAAACTTTACCTGTGCTGCGCGGACAACATGGTCAGCGGCAATGCACTGAAACTGGGCGACATTATCCGCTACCGCAACGGTAAAACCGTGGAAGTGATGAATACCGACGCTGAAGGCCGTCTGGTGCTGGCTGATGGCCTGATCGACGCGTCTGCGCAAAAGCCTGAACTGATCATTGATGCGGCCACGCTGACCGGTGCGGCGAAAACTGCGCTGGGTAACGATTATCACGCACTGTTCAGCTTTGACGATGCACTTGCAGGCGAACTGCTGGAAAGCGCGAAAGCCGAACACGAACCGTTCTGGCGTCTGCCGCTGGAAGAGTTCCACCGCTCTCATCTGCCGTCTAACTTTGCTGAACTGAACAATATTGCCGGTCCGTCACACACTGCGGGAGCGAGTACGGCGGCGGCTTTTCTGTCTCATTTCGTCACTGACTATAAGAAAGGCTGGCTGCACATCGACTGTTCCGCAACGTACCGCAAAAGCGCGGCAGATCAGTGGTCTGCCGGTGCAACCGGTTTAGGCGTACGCACCGTCGCCAACCTGCTGTTAGCTAAAGCGAAGTAA
- the suhB gene encoding inositol-1-monophosphatase codes for MHPMLTIAVRAARKAGNLIAKHYETPDSVESTQKGTNDFVTNVDRDAEHMIIDVIRKSYPKHTIISEECGELEGEDKDVQWIIDPLDGTTNFVKRFPHFAVSIAVRIKGRTEVAVVYDPMRNELFTASRGQGAQLNGYRLRGTNAKDLDGTILATGFPFKAKQHATSYMNVVGKLFTECADFRRTGSAALDLAYVAAGRVDGFFEIALKPWDFAGGELLVRESGGVVTDFVGGHNHFSSGNIVAGNPRVVKGILMTMRDELSEALKR; via the coding sequence ATGCATCCGATGCTCACCATCGCCGTGCGCGCTGCGCGCAAGGCCGGTAACCTGATTGCCAAACATTACGAAACGCCAGACTCTGTAGAATCTACACAAAAAGGTACCAACGATTTTGTTACCAACGTAGACCGCGATGCAGAACACATGATTATCGATGTCATTCGCAAATCCTATCCAAAACACACCATCATCAGTGAAGAGTGTGGCGAGCTGGAAGGCGAAGACAAAGACGTACAATGGATTATCGACCCGCTGGATGGCACCACCAACTTCGTTAAACGCTTCCCACATTTCGCTGTTTCTATCGCCGTGCGCATCAAAGGCCGCACTGAAGTCGCGGTAGTTTATGATCCTATGCGTAACGAACTGTTCACCGCGAGCCGTGGTCAGGGCGCACAGCTGAACGGTTACCGTCTGCGCGGTACCAATGCGAAAGATCTCGACGGCACCATTCTGGCGACCGGCTTCCCGTTCAAAGCAAAACAACACGCCACCAGCTACATGAATGTGGTTGGCAAGCTGTTCACCGAGTGTGCTGACTTCCGTCGCACCGGTTCTGCTGCGCTGGATCTGGCCTACGTGGCCGCTGGCCGCGTTGACGGTTTCTTCGAAATCGCCCTCAAGCCATGGGATTTCGCCGGTGGTGAACTGCTGGTTCGTGAATCCGGCGGCGTGGTCACTGATTTTGTTGGCGGCCACAACCACTTCTCGTCAGGCAACATCGTTGCCGGCAACCCGCGCGTCGTTAAAGGTATTCTGATGACCATGCGTGATGAACTGAGCGAAGCGCTGAAGCGTTAA
- the ndk gene encoding nucleoside-diphosphate kinase: MTIERTFSIIKPNSVANNDIGAIYARFERAGFTIIASKMLKLTKEQAEGFYAEHKGRPFFDGLVEFMTSGPIMVQVLEGENAVQRNRDIMGATNPENALAGTLRADFADSFTANAVHGSDAVESAQREIAYFFTESEICPR, encoded by the coding sequence ATGACTATCGAACGCACTTTCTCCATCATCAAGCCAAACTCCGTCGCTAACAACGACATCGGTGCTATCTACGCACGTTTTGAACGCGCAGGCTTCACCATCATCGCGTCTAAAATGCTGAAACTGACCAAAGAACAAGCTGAAGGTTTCTACGCAGAACACAAAGGCCGTCCGTTCTTCGACGGTCTGGTTGAGTTCATGACCTCTGGCCCGATCATGGTTCAGGTACTGGAAGGCGAAAACGCGGTTCAGCGTAACCGTGACATCATGGGCGCCACTAACCCGGAGAACGCTCTGGCCGGTACCCTGCGTGCAGACTTCGCGGACAGCTTCACCGCTAACGCTGTTCACGGTTCTGATGCTGTAGAATCTGCACAACGCGAAATCGCTTACTTCTTCACCGAAAGCGAAATCTGCCCGCGTTAA
- the sseB gene encoding enhanced serine sensitivity protein SseB, with protein sequence MSVPHDHLPAGAAATDGENELERLLRLSVTAPAWRPAFYQTLLESTVFVLGDAGQDNAEKQGSVAITAGSELNILHWEKQDGSSIIPFFSSVDVLEKASAGESPDEQAFVALPARVLFEMTQGEELFLNPKSEYGKEFYPSEVTLLLSNGGLNVPSELVLDKESQLLIGQPEEYPSAMIDALTTLFTQKKPVRRAFMALIHDKAVDDQPNLLIGVEADGDEQEIDALIREAGNVASETSPDERPVDFCIVSEKERGISHYLISHTQPFYQRKWGSWLRNIIPSSGQA encoded by the coding sequence ATGAGTGTCCCACACGATCATCTCCCCGCTGGCGCGGCGGCGACCGACGGTGAAAACGAGCTGGAGCGCCTGCTTCGTCTGTCTGTCACCGCACCGGCCTGGCGTCCGGCGTTTTATCAAACCTTGCTGGAGTCCACCGTGTTTGTGCTCGGTGATGCAGGGCAGGATAACGCTGAAAAGCAGGGCAGTGTGGCGATCACCGCAGGCAGTGAACTGAATATTTTGCACTGGGAAAAGCAGGATGGCAGCTCGATCATTCCTTTCTTTTCCTCTGTGGACGTTCTGGAAAAAGCCAGTGCCGGCGAAAGCCCGGACGAGCAGGCGTTTGTCGCGCTGCCTGCCCGCGTGTTGTTTGAAATGACGCAAGGCGAAGAATTGTTTCTGAATCCGAAATCAGAGTACGGCAAGGAATTTTACCCGAGTGAAGTTACGCTGTTGCTGAGCAATGGCGGGCTGAATGTGCCGTCAGAGCTGGTGCTGGATAAAGAAAGTCAGTTGCTGATCGGTCAGCCGGAGGAATATCCTTCTGCCATGATCGACGCGCTCACCACGCTGTTTACCCAGAAGAAACCGGTGCGCAGGGCATTTATGGCGCTTATCCACGATAAAGCGGTGGATGATCAGCCAAACCTGCTGATCGGTGTGGAAGCAGACGGTGATGAGCAGGAAATCGATGCGCTGATCCGCGAGGCGGGGAATGTGGCGAGTGAAACCTCTCCCGACGAGCGTCCGGTGGATTTCTGTATCGTTTCTGAAAAAGAGCGCGGTATCAGCCATTATCTGATCAGCCACACGCAGCCGTTCTATCAGCGCAAGTGGGGAAGCTGGTTGCGCAATATTATTCCTTCGTCCGGTCAGGCATAA
- the csiE gene encoding stationary phase inducible protein CsiE: protein MNPDKQPSPALSATQRRCHVLLMLYAPLTAVQLEIISEINGVGLGTTWEDLAEVTCEIQRIHQLDVLQYSEKECRIQGDALAQRLCLFQGLRRTLRISPDFVSRHFIPWLHIAFEGQTCPKAALRTDILGMVLEDSGALLPKPLSGHDRQLMLICLQYCLWQNNGATGLRFTEQQRRWLREKPEYPAARELFIQLQELSNGLLDDCECEFFTLMLRMLKIHSYQSSGSTEDQRLLLEIENMVARFQDIAGMKFSSYEGLVGQLFAHLGPAIERCHFGIGIDNLMQDEVNRMYPRLVRTTREALRGFEHEYLITLSEDEIGLVAITFGAWLMQGNALQEKQILLLTHDNPELEEAVEQQIREATLLPLNIKYQTLADFYKFGAPSGVAMIVTPYATRSTDADPLVIHTQLPLAKEQRKRIRSLLEAP, encoded by the coding sequence ATGAATCCAGACAAACAGCCCTCCCCTGCGCTTTCCGCTACGCAACGCCGTTGCCACGTGTTGCTGATGCTGTACGCGCCGCTGACGGCGGTTCAGCTGGAGATCATCAGCGAAATTAACGGCGTCGGATTAGGCACGACGTGGGAAGATCTGGCGGAAGTGACCTGCGAAATTCAGCGGATCCATCAGCTTGATGTGCTGCAATACAGCGAAAAAGAATGCCGCATTCAGGGCGATGCGCTGGCACAGCGGCTGTGTTTATTTCAGGGATTGCGCCGGACGTTGCGCATTTCGCCGGACTTTGTTTCCCGCCATTTTATCCCGTGGCTGCATATCGCTTTCGAAGGCCAGACCTGCCCGAAGGCGGCATTGCGCACCGACATTCTCGGCATGGTGCTGGAAGATTCCGGTGCGCTGTTACCCAAACCGCTCAGCGGGCATGACCGCCAGCTGATGCTGATTTGTCTGCAATATTGTCTGTGGCAAAACAACGGCGCGACCGGTCTGCGTTTCACCGAACAACAGCGCCGCTGGCTGCGCGAAAAGCCCGAATATCCGGCGGCCCGTGAGCTGTTTATCCAGCTACAGGAACTGAGCAACGGCCTGCTGGATGACTGCGAGTGTGAGTTTTTCACCCTGATGTTACGGATGCTGAAAATCCACAGTTACCAGAGTTCCGGTTCGACGGAAGATCAGCGGCTGTTGTTAGAAATTGAGAACATGGTGGCGCGTTTTCAGGACATCGCCGGGATGAAGTTCAGCAGCTATGAAGGGCTGGTCGGCCAGCTTTTCGCCCATCTTGGCCCGGCAATTGAACGCTGTCATTTCGGTATTGGCATCGACAATCTGATGCAGGATGAAGTTAACCGCATGTATCCGCGTCTGGTGCGAACCACCCGCGAGGCGTTACGGGGTTTTGAACACGAATATCTCATTACGCTTTCAGAAGATGAAATCGGGCTGGTGGCGATCACTTTCGGCGCATGGCTGATGCAGGGTAATGCCTTGCAGGAAAAACAGATCCTGCTGCTGACCCATGATAATCCAGAGCTGGAAGAGGCCGTTGAACAGCAGATCCGCGAAGCCACGCTGCTGCCGCTGAACATCAAGTATCAGACTCTGGCGGATTTCTATAAATTCGGTGCCCCGAGCGGCGTGGCGATGATTGTCACGCCTTACGCCACCCGCAGCACCGACGCCGACCCGCTGGTGATCCACACACAATTGCCGCTGGCAAAAGAGCAGCGAAAACGTATCCGCTCGCTGCTCGAAGCCCCCTAG
- a CDS encoding bifunctional tRNA (adenosine(37)-C2)-methyltransferase TrmG/ribosomal RNA large subunit methyltransferase RlmN has protein sequence MLESNTSEPTLSENNAVSAEAVNTVVPAAAKINLLDLNRKQMREFFINMGEKPFRADQVMKWMYHYCSDDFEQMTDINKALREKLARVAEIRAPEVASEQRSTDGTIKWAIQVGGQLVETVYIPDGDRATLCVSSQVGCALECTFCSTAQQGFNRNLRVSEIIGQVWRAAKIIGAAKVAGTRPITNVVMMGMGEPLLNLNNVVPAMEIMLDDFGFGLSKRRVTLSTSGVVPALDKLGDMIDVALAISLHAPNDAIRDEIVPINRKYNIDTFLAAVERYIGKSNANQGRVTIEYVMLDHINDGTEHAHELAERLKNTPCKINLIPWNPFPGAPYGRSSNSRIDRFSKVLMDYGFTVIVRKTRGDDIDAACGQLAGDVIDRTKRTLKKKMASEQQISVKAV, from the coding sequence ATGTTAGAATCCAACACGTCCGAGCCAACTTTGTCTGAAAATAACGCTGTTTCCGCAGAAGCCGTGAATACTGTCGTGCCTGCTGCCGCAAAAATTAACCTTCTTGATCTTAACCGCAAGCAAATGCGTGAGTTTTTCATCAACATGGGCGAAAAGCCATTCCGTGCTGATCAGGTCATGAAGTGGATGTATCACTACTGCAGCGATGATTTCGAGCAAATGACCGATATCAACAAAGCGCTGCGTGAAAAGCTGGCCCGCGTTGCCGAAATTCGTGCACCGGAAGTCGCCTCAGAACAACGTTCCACTGACGGCACCATCAAATGGGCGATTCAGGTGGGCGGACAACTGGTCGAAACCGTATATATCCCGGACGGCGATCGTGCGACGCTTTGCGTTTCTTCTCAGGTCGGCTGTGCGCTGGAATGTACGTTCTGTTCCACGGCGCAACAGGGCTTTAACCGTAACCTGCGTGTGTCCGAAATTATCGGTCAGGTATGGCGTGCGGCAAAAATTATCGGCGCGGCGAAAGTGGCCGGTACGCGCCCTATCACCAACGTGGTGATGATGGGCATGGGCGAACCTTTGCTGAACCTCAATAACGTGGTGCCGGCGATGGAAATCATGCTTGACGATTTCGGTTTCGGCCTGTCAAAACGTCGCGTGACGCTTTCCACATCGGGCGTGGTCCCTGCGCTGGATAAACTGGGCGATATGATTGATGTCGCGCTGGCGATTTCCCTGCATGCACCTAACGACGCCATTCGTGACGAAATCGTGCCGATCAACCGCAAGTACAATATTGATACTTTCCTGGCCGCCGTCGAGCGCTATATTGGCAAATCCAACGCCAATCAGGGCCGCGTTACCATCGAATACGTTATGCTGGACCACATCAATGATGGCACCGAGCATGCGCATGAACTGGCTGAGCGTCTGAAGAATACGCCATGCAAAATCAACCTGATCCCCTGGAACCCGTTCCCGGGCGCGCCGTATGGCCGCAGCTCGAACAGCCGTATCGACCGCTTCTCAAAAGTGCTGATGGATTATGGCTTTACGGTGATCGTGCGTAAAACCCGCGGTGATGATATTGATGCCGCGTGCGGGCAACTGGCCGGTGATGTTATCGACCGTACCAAGCGTACGTTGAAGAAAAAAATGGCAAGCGAGCAGCAGATTTCCGTTAAAGCCGTCTGA
- a CDS encoding nickel/cobalt transporter, which yields MSLIATPSKTLSWRDLWPLAIFLLLLAGGAFLLIQYWPRILLSSIIWQRELHQELAGLLRQVKQNPMQAGMTLAGFSLIYGVVHAIGPGHGKIVITTYLATHPSRLKSSLKLTFASAIVQGLVAILLVTVVLGVLQLSSRQLHQSSFWMERGSFILVMLLGVLLCWRALKKVWQTIKSLRPAPAMKIHSLSPMGNEMHVHDEHCGCGHQHVPSDQQLQAGGDLRTQIAIVLAMGLRPCSGAIMVLLFAKVIGVYSWGVISAITMALGTSLTVSLIGVLVFYSRALAVKLSASRTPAAWQRITWSLLALTGGIVLLVAGILLYSTGGGDVSPITGGPFRG from the coding sequence ATGTCATTAATCGCCACGCCCTCGAAAACCCTGTCCTGGCGCGATCTCTGGCCGCTGGCGATATTCCTGTTGCTGCTGGCGGGCGGCGCTTTTCTGTTAATCCAGTACTGGCCGCGCATTTTGCTTAGCAGCATTATCTGGCAACGGGAACTGCATCAGGAACTGGCCGGGCTGCTGCGGCAGGTGAAGCAAAATCCGATGCAGGCGGGTATGACGCTGGCCGGTTTTAGCCTGATTTACGGTGTGGTCCATGCCATCGGGCCGGGGCACGGCAAAATCGTTATCACCACTTATCTGGCGACGCATCCTTCACGGCTGAAAAGCAGCCTGAAGCTGACATTTGCTTCGGCGATTGTGCAGGGGCTGGTGGCGATTTTACTGGTCACGGTGGTGCTTGGCGTGTTGCAACTGTCTTCACGACAGCTGCATCAGAGCAGTTTCTGGATGGAGCGGGGCAGTTTCATTCTGGTGATGTTGCTGGGTGTATTGCTGTGCTGGCGCGCGCTGAAAAAGGTGTGGCAGACGATAAAAAGTTTGCGTCCTGCACCGGCTATGAAAATCCACAGCCTGTCGCCGATGGGCAATGAAATGCATGTCCACGATGAACATTGCGGCTGCGGGCATCAGCATGTCCCAAGCGATCAGCAGCTTCAGGCGGGTGGAGATTTACGCACACAGATAGCGATAGTGCTGGCGATGGGATTACGCCCGTGTTCCGGCGCGATCATGGTGTTGCTGTTTGCCAAAGTGATCGGCGTGTATAGCTGGGGCGTGATTTCGGCGATCACCATGGCTCTCGGCACCTCGCTCACCGTATCACTTATCGGCGTACTGGTGTTTTACAGCCGCGCGCTGGCGGTGAAACTGAGTGCCAGCCGTACACCTGCGGCGTGGCAGCGGATCACCTGGTCGCTGCTGGCACTGACCGGCGGAATTGTGCTGCTGGTGGCGGGCATTTTACTGTACAGCACCGGCGGCGGAGACGTTTCGCCGATCACCGGCGGGCCCTTCAGGGGATAA
- the trmJ gene encoding tRNA (cytosine(32)/uridine(32)-2'-O)-methyltransferase TrmJ has protein sequence MLPNIRIVLVETSHTGNMGSTARAMKTMGLSSLYLVNPLVKPDSQAISLSAGASDVIGNATIVDTLDEALAGCSLVIGTSARSRTLPWPMLEPRECGEFSAKAAQTAPVALVFGRERVGLTNEELQKCNYHVCIPANPEYSSLNLAMAVQIIAYEVRVAHLALLEAAKPHVEYEETPYPLVDDLERFYQHLEKTLLETGFIRQAHPGQVMSKLRRLFTRARPESQELNILRGILTSIEKTHSNKE, from the coding sequence ATGCTGCCCAATATCCGCATTGTATTAGTAGAAACGTCCCACACTGGCAATATGGGCTCCACCGCCCGCGCCATGAAAACCATGGGATTATCAAGTCTTTATCTGGTCAATCCGCTGGTGAAACCTGATTCTCAGGCCATCTCTTTATCTGCCGGTGCCAGCGATGTGATCGGTAATGCGACTATCGTTGATACGCTCGACGAAGCACTGGCCGGTTGCAGCCTGGTAATCGGCACCAGTGCGCGTTCCCGCACCTTGCCGTGGCCGATGCTGGAGCCACGTGAATGCGGCGAGTTCAGTGCCAAAGCCGCACAAACCGCGCCGGTGGCGCTGGTGTTTGGCCGCGAACGCGTCGGTCTGACCAATGAAGAACTGCAAAAATGTAATTATCACGTCTGTATTCCGGCGAACCCTGAATACAGTTCGCTGAATCTGGCGATGGCAGTGCAGATTATTGCCTATGAAGTGCGCGTCGCACATCTGGCCTTGCTGGAAGCGGCAAAACCACACGTTGAATATGAAGAAACGCCTTATCCGCTGGTCGATGATCTTGAGCGTTTTTATCAGCATCTGGAAAAAACCTTGCTGGAAACTGGCTTTATTCGTCAGGCGCATCCGGGCCAGGTGATGAGTAAATTACGCCGTCTGTTTACCCGTGCACGACCTGAATCTCAGGAGTTAAACATCCTGCGCGGTATCCTGACGTCGATTGAAAAGACGCATAGCAACAAAGAATAA